The Methanohalophilus portucalensis genome window below encodes:
- a CDS encoding dihydropteroate synthase-like protein: protein MKILVATGHLAESTVRHAVGSDTSVLTVDTDVAAFITPHRLIHSYEDDNFKPGQFDMVLVPGLVPGDFTEVANKIGCPVYLGPKHAYDLDYAIRFAGDVQFSNKVPACELLKDIRQQEAYKKLSQMEKSAFAPLIFNGTKVGGNSQMKVMGEIVDAGNMDCDLLQSKVAEFTLKGADIIDLGMAIDTPTENVHEAILNAREVTGSPLSVDTLDSGHIRSAIDADIDMVLSLNDTNIDELGAEIAAKGCAVVIIPSSGNKYDTLMQNIKRAKEFGIENIIADPVLDPIGHGFTSSVERYRNFRVTYPDIPLFFGAGNVTELMDADSIGINATLCGIAHEVGAAILFTPEYSDKTQGSIAELKTASSMMKLAEERHSSPKDLGIDMFMIKEKRKRPDIDMPNDATAANSSPSWQLDPAGAFHIGIAHINDGKRYIVAEHAKETIIGKNAAEILNMIIDKGLVTSLEHAGYLGRELEKAEIAIEFDRSYVQDDDF from the coding sequence ATGAAAATTCTTGTAGCTACAGGTCACCTGGCGGAAAGCACAGTTCGTCATGCGGTTGGTTCTGATACAAGTGTACTTACTGTTGATACTGACGTAGCTGCTTTCATCACCCCACACAGGTTAATTCATTCCTATGAAGACGATAATTTCAAACCCGGACAATTTGATATGGTCCTTGTCCCCGGTCTTGTCCCGGGTGATTTCACAGAAGTTGCAAACAAAATAGGTTGCCCTGTCTACTTAGGCCCTAAACATGCTTATGATCTGGATTACGCAATACGGTTTGCAGGAGATGTGCAGTTTTCAAATAAAGTCCCTGCATGTGAATTACTCAAAGATATACGTCAACAGGAAGCATACAAGAAATTGAGCCAGATGGAAAAGAGTGCCTTTGCTCCTTTAATATTCAATGGTACGAAAGTAGGGGGCAATTCCCAAATGAAAGTCATGGGAGAAATCGTTGATGCGGGAAATATGGATTGTGACCTTCTTCAGAGTAAAGTGGCAGAATTCACCCTAAAAGGTGCTGACATCATCGATCTGGGCATGGCCATAGATACACCCACTGAAAACGTCCATGAGGCCATTCTCAATGCAAGAGAAGTGACTGGATCACCCCTAAGTGTGGATACACTGGATTCTGGCCATATACGTAGTGCAATTGATGCTGATATTGATATGGTCCTCAGCCTCAATGATACAAATATTGACGAGCTGGGAGCCGAGATCGCTGCAAAGGGGTGTGCTGTTGTGATAATCCCGTCCAGTGGCAATAAATATGATACATTGATGCAGAATATCAAACGAGCAAAGGAATTCGGAATTGAAAATATAATTGCAGACCCTGTGCTTGATCCAATTGGCCACGGATTTACATCTTCTGTAGAAAGGTACAGAAATTTCCGTGTTACTTACCCGGATATCCCTCTTTTCTTTGGGGCTGGCAATGTTACGGAACTCATGGATGCTGATTCTATAGGTATAAATGCAACCCTGTGCGGAATAGCACATGAGGTCGGCGCAGCCATTCTTTTCACACCCGAATACAGTGATAAGACCCAGGGTTCCATTGCCGAACTAAAAACTGCCTCTTCAATGATGAAACTGGCAGAGGAGAGGCACAGTTCCCCAAAGGACCTGGGAATAGACATGTTCATGATCAAAGAAAAACGAAAGCGACCGGATATTGATATGCCCAATGATGCAACTGCTGCAAATAGTAGCCCCAGCTGGCAACTGGATCCAGCCGGAGCATTCCATATAGGAATTGCACATATAAATGATGGAAAAAGGTACATAGTCGCAGAACATGCAAAGGAAACTATCATCGGTAAAAATGCTGCAGAAATCCTGAACATGATAATAGATAAAGGACTTGTCACAAGCCTTGAGCACGCTGGTTATCTTGGAAGGGAACTGGAAAAAGCTGAAATTGCGATTGAATTTGACAGGAGTTATGTACAGGACGATGATTTTTAA
- the ftsZ gene encoding cell division protein FtsZ gives MQSIVQDALKLSEQEREYRQNFEDEEDFEFGLPRITIVGCGGAGNNTINRLYNIGIEGAETIAINTDKQHLDHIRADKKILVGKTLTRGLGAGGFPEVGAKAADLARGTLEEVFKESDLVFVTAGMGGGTGTGVAPVVADIAKEQGAIVVGMVSSPFRVERARAVKAEEGIEDFRLAADTVIVLDNNRLLNYVPNLPIEQAFSVMDQLIAETVKGITETITQPSLINLDYADIRAIMGCGGVAVMLVGESKNQDKSEDVVRAALNHPLLDVDYRGATGSLVHITGGPDLSLKEAEEVAASLTYELSSNANVIWGARIRDDYEGKIRVMAIMTGVQSAQVLGPQYQADIVEKNTESRYTKVPNGSRQVVEPMNRSSDNGGSIIDIIN, from the coding sequence GTGCAATCAATAGTGCAAGATGCATTGAAACTATCAGAACAGGAAAGAGAGTATCGCCAGAATTTTGAAGATGAAGAAGATTTTGAATTCGGACTTCCCAGAATAACCATTGTTGGTTGCGGAGGCGCCGGAAACAACACCATCAACCGTCTTTATAATATCGGTATCGAAGGTGCCGAAACTATTGCAATAAATACGGACAAACAACATCTTGATCACATACGTGCTGACAAGAAGATCCTTGTTGGTAAAACCTTAACTCGTGGACTTGGTGCGGGTGGCTTCCCGGAAGTCGGGGCCAAAGCAGCAGACCTTGCCCGTGGAACCCTTGAAGAGGTATTCAAGGAAAGTGACCTTGTTTTTGTAACTGCAGGTATGGGAGGAGGTACCGGTACCGGTGTTGCCCCCGTTGTGGCTGATATAGCAAAAGAACAGGGAGCAATTGTAGTAGGCATGGTCTCCAGTCCTTTCAGGGTAGAAAGGGCCCGTGCTGTGAAAGCTGAAGAGGGAATAGAGGATTTCCGCCTTGCAGCAGATACTGTTATTGTACTTGACAACAACAGGCTTCTCAACTATGTACCAAACCTCCCTATAGAGCAGGCATTTTCAGTAATGGATCAGCTAATCGCTGAAACCGTAAAGGGCATCACTGAAACGATTACACAGCCATCCCTTATCAATCTGGACTATGCAGACATCCGTGCTATTATGGGATGTGGTGGCGTGGCCGTAATGCTTGTAGGGGAAAGTAAGAATCAGGACAAGAGCGAAGATGTAGTAAGGGCAGCTTTGAATCACCCACTTCTCGATGTCGATTACCGCGGTGCCACAGGTAGCCTTGTACATATTACCGGAGGGCCGGACCTGAGCCTCAAGGAAGCTGAAGAAGTTGCAGCATCCCTGACATATGAATTGTCATCAAATGCAAATGTAATCTGGGGAGCCAGAATTCGCGATGACTATGAAGGAAAGATTCGTGTAATGGCCATTATGACCGGAGTGCAGTCAGCACAGGTACTCGGACCTCAATATCAGGCCGATATTGTAGAAAAGAATACTGAATCACGTTATACAAAGGTCCCAAACGGAAGCCGTCAGGTAGTCGAACCAATGAATCGATCTTCTGACAATGGCGGTTCTATCATAGACATAATTAATTAA
- a CDS encoding ribbon-helix-helix domain-containing protein, giving the protein MSVTCQTPEATQMQRITIRLPEQQLEMIDYMVAQGEFPSASEAIRTAVRELIDDRGEKLLRRSEILSAMS; this is encoded by the coding sequence ATGTCTGTCACATGTCAGACCCCCGAGGCTACACAAATGCAAAGAATAACGATCAGACTTCCGGAACAACAGTTGGAGATGATCGATTATATGGTAGCTCAGGGCGAATTCCCGTCCGCAAGCGAAGCAATACGGACGGCTGTGAGAGAATTAATTGACGATAGGGGTGAAAAGCTTCTCCGCAGATCGGAGATACTGAGTGCCATGTCGTGA
- a CDS encoding UPF0280 family protein, protein MKEHYRLKETIVSIHADDASHVEAAKEAIGFHRSLLENYIRRDPYFQITLEPHSCPEDAPEVVRRMTDASATMGLGPMSAVAGTIASLAVEAMVDAGASFALVDNGGDIAYVTNRQIVVGIYAGESAVKDVGFVLDPVDNVTGICTSSGTVGPSISFGMADAAVVFSENVSLADSAATALSNATDPGKEAVEKAFKVLEGIGGINGALVVQGEYIGMWGNIPGLKRASVDYDCITKG, encoded by the coding sequence ATGAAAGAACATTACCGTCTCAAGGAAACTATAGTTAGCATCCATGCAGATGATGCCAGCCATGTGGAAGCAGCCAAAGAAGCTATTGGCTTCCACAGGTCACTGCTTGAGAATTATATTCGAAGGGACCCTTATTTTCAGATTACACTGGAACCTCATTCATGCCCCGAAGATGCTCCTGAAGTAGTCAGAAGAATGACAGATGCTTCAGCTACAATGGGACTTGGTCCGATGAGTGCCGTGGCCGGTACGATTGCTTCACTTGCTGTTGAAGCAATGGTAGATGCAGGAGCAAGTTTTGCACTGGTTGACAATGGAGGAGACATAGCCTATGTAACAAATAGACAGATTGTTGTAGGTATATATGCAGGAGAATCCGCCGTAAAGGATGTTGGTTTTGTGCTTGATCCGGTTGACAATGTGACAGGGATATGCACTTCATCAGGCACTGTCGGTCCATCGATCAGTTTTGGAATGGCAGATGCTGCAGTTGTTTTTTCCGAAAATGTATCCCTTGCTGACTCTGCTGCAACCGCTCTTTCAAACGCAACCGATCCTGGCAAGGAAGCTGTGGAAAAAGCATTTAAAGTTTTAGAAGGGATTGGGGGTATAAATGGTGCCCTTGTTGTTCAGGGTGAGTATATTGGCATGTGGGGAAACATACCCGGCCTTAAAAGAGCCAGTGTCGATTACGATTGTATAACAAAGGGTTGA
- a CDS encoding 4Fe-4S dicluster domain-containing protein has product MMIKINISSNVIGEPILAESMIETKTALNISQAHFDSTYGEIIAEVETDDFKSIREALESKGAKVTVLDHPIVRDEEECVECGACISVCPGHVFSFDEEWGIAQDIEKCIQCGTCIKMCPHHALSLEK; this is encoded by the coding sequence ATGATGATAAAGATCAACATTTCGTCCAATGTCATAGGTGAGCCTATACTTGCAGAATCTATGATTGAAACTAAAACTGCCCTGAACATTTCGCAGGCACATTTCGATTCCACATACGGAGAGATAATTGCCGAGGTCGAAACTGATGATTTCAAGTCTATAAGGGAAGCACTTGAGTCAAAGGGTGCTAAAGTAACAGTTCTAGACCATCCGATCGTCAGGGATGAGGAAGAATGTGTAGAATGTGGAGCCTGTATATCGGTTTGTCCCGGACATGTGTTTTCCTTTGATGAGGAATGGGGTATTGCCCAGGACATAGAAAAATGTATACAGTGTGGCACCTGTATCAAAATGTGTCCGCACCATGCCCTGAGCCTTGAGAAATAA
- a CDS encoding homocysteine biosynthesis protein, protein MVEKSIEEINRRIKEGSVNVVTAEEMVGIVGELGAKEAAKEVDVVTTGTFGAMCSSGAWLNFGHPEPPMKMNKVFLNGVEAYSGVAAVDAFIGAGQLSETEGFDYGGAHVIEDLIRGKSIDLHATSYGTDCYPRKTLDTTLNIYDLNQAIMINPRNGYQKYNVATNGINRTIYTYMGSLLPNYGNVTYSGAGVLSPLSNDPDYQTIGVGTPIFLGGTKGHIIGEGTQHSPETNFGTLMLRGDLKDMSADYIRAANFHEYGTSLYVGMGIPIPILNEQLAQSTAVTDKDVVTNVLDYGVPSRDRPVLRKVNYEELRSGSIEINGKDTPTSSMSSFKKSREIAGELKKWVAAGEFFVNTPSQRLPAKATCKPMRQTTRNPLVQDIMAKDVVVIDENATFHEAAKMIMENTFSHLPVVSEDGKLAGIVTAWDISKAVAETGCNYVKDIMTKRVLTSNATDPIDIAARNLDMKEVSAMPVIDKDRYVIGIITSNDISKLFARRR, encoded by the coding sequence ATGGTAGAAAAATCCATAGAGGAGATAAACAGGAGAATAAAAGAGGGTAGTGTCAATGTTGTGACGGCTGAGGAAATGGTAGGTATAGTGGGAGAACTGGGTGCAAAAGAGGCTGCTAAGGAAGTTGATGTAGTTACCACAGGTACATTTGGAGCAATGTGTTCCTCAGGAGCCTGGCTCAATTTCGGACATCCAGAGCCACCAATGAAAATGAATAAGGTTTTTTTGAATGGCGTGGAAGCCTACTCAGGCGTAGCTGCAGTAGATGCCTTTATAGGCGCAGGACAACTTTCCGAAACTGAAGGTTTCGATTATGGCGGGGCCCATGTAATTGAGGACCTGATACGCGGCAAATCCATTGATCTTCATGCCACATCTTATGGTACCGATTGTTATCCCAGAAAAACACTTGACACTACACTCAACATATATGACCTGAACCAGGCAATCATGATCAACCCCCGTAACGGATATCAGAAATACAATGTTGCTACTAACGGGATAAACAGAACGATTTACACATATATGGGTTCGTTACTTCCCAACTATGGAAATGTAACCTATTCCGGCGCTGGTGTACTATCACCATTATCCAATGACCCTGATTATCAGACAATCGGAGTTGGCACCCCTATCTTCCTTGGTGGGACAAAAGGACATATTATTGGGGAAGGAACACAGCACAGCCCGGAAACTAATTTTGGTACATTGATGCTTAGGGGTGACCTGAAAGATATGAGTGCAGATTATATTCGTGCGGCGAATTTCCATGAATACGGCACTTCCCTCTACGTTGGAATGGGCATACCTATACCGATCCTGAATGAACAACTTGCACAATCAACCGCAGTTACAGATAAAGATGTAGTGACAAACGTACTGGATTACGGGGTGCCAAGTAGGGACAGGCCTGTTCTCAGAAAGGTCAATTATGAAGAACTACGCTCCGGTAGCATCGAAATAAACGGCAAAGATACACCTACCTCCTCCATGTCAAGTTTCAAAAAATCACGTGAGATTGCAGGGGAACTGAAAAAATGGGTCGCAGCTGGAGAATTTTTTGTAAACACCCCCTCCCAGAGACTTCCTGCAAAAGCCACATGCAAACCAATGAGACAAACAACGAGGAACCCATTGGTACAGGATATAATGGCAAAGGATGTAGTAGTCATCGATGAGAATGCAACCTTTCATGAAGCAGCTAAAATGATCATGGAAAATACTTTTAGCCATTTGCCTGTAGTTTCAGAGGATGGAAAACTGGCAGGTATTGTGACTGCATGGGACATATCCAAAGCTGTTGCTGAAACGGGATGTAATTATGTGAAGGATATAATGACAAAAAGGGTTCTCACCTCCAATGCCACCGATCCCATAGATATTGCAGCACGCAATCTTGACATGAAGGAAGTATCAGCAATGCCTGTGATAGATAAAGACAGATATGTAATCGGTATAATCACGAGTAATGATATCAGCAAACTGTTTGCAAGGAGGCGGTGA